A stretch of DNA from Micromonospora peucetia:
CGGCCGGTAGGTGTCCGGCCCGGTCCAACGGGCGCCGTACATGTCGATGAACAGCGGCTCGTACCCGGCCCGCAGGGCGCGGTCGCTGACGTAGAGAAAGCCGGTGCCGCGCGGCCCGCGCAGGAATTTTCGGCAGGTCGCGGTGAGGAAGTCGCAGCCGATCTCGTCAACGTTGATCGGGTACTGGCCGACTGACTGGCAGGCATCGACCAGATACATCAGGTCGAGCTCACGGCAGTGGTGGCCGATCTCCGCGACGGGCTGGACCAGACCGGAGTTGGTGGGGACATGTGTCGCAGCGACCAGCCGCGGCCGCCGCGCGCGCATGAGCGCGGCCATCGCGTCGACGTCCACGCCGCTGCCGTCGGGATGATCGGCGGCGTGCACGATCTCGATGCCGAACCGCTTGCGCAGTGACAGGAAGGCGATCTGGTTGGAGATGAAGTCGTTGCGGGTGGTGAGGATGACGTCGCCGGGCTCGAACGGGATGGATGACAGCGCCCGGGTGTAGGCGTCGGTGGCGCTGGCGGCGAACGCGATGTTGCCCGGTCCGGAACCGATCAGGTCCGCGACGGCGGCGTAGAAGTCGCCGACCTGGACAGCCCTGGCGTCGGAGGCCTCGTAGCCGCCGACGCGCGCCTCCAGGTCCAAGTGCTCGACCATCGCCCGGTGCACCGGGCGGGCCAGCAGACCGCAGCCGGCGTTGTTGAAGTGGATGACCGTCTCGCAGCCGGGAGTGTCTGCCCGTAGCGCCGGGACGTCGAGGAGCGGTTCTCCGATCGGCAGGAAAGCGCTATTGTTGTCTCTCATGTCAGAGAGTAGCACTATCGAGCGTCTCGTCACGAGCCTGCGGGCGGAGATCGCGCGCCTCACTCCTGGTGATCGGCTACCGAGCAGCCGCGACCTGGTACGCCGTCACGCGGCGAGCCCGGTGTCGGTCGCTCGTGCCGTCGCCGTGCTGGCGGCCGAAGGCGCCGTCGTGACCCGGCCGGGTAGCGGAACGTTTGTCGCCGCCCGAAGCTCCCGGGCGTTCGGGGCGCCTCCGGACACCTCTTGGCAAGCCGTGGCGCTCGCCGACCGCAGCATCGACGCCCACACCGTCACAGATCTGCTCCGCGCACCGCCTGCCGACGCGATCACGATGGCCGGCGGCTATCTGCACCGCTCGCTGCAGCCGACCAAGGCACTTGGCGACGCCCTTGCCCGGGCGGCGCGGCGGCCCGACGCGTGGGACCGGGCGCCGACGGCTGGGCTGGAGACGCTGCGGGCCCTGTTCGCGTCGTTCGCGGGCGGCGATGTCGACACTGACGACGTGCTCATCACCAGTGGCGGGCAGGACGGCCTTTCGATGGCGTTCCGCGCGATCGCCGCGCCGGGCAGCCCGATCCTGGTCGAATCGCCCACATACCAGGGCGCCCTTGCGGCCGCCCGCGCCGCAGGCCTGCGCCCGGTCCCTGTCCCTGTCGACGATGACGGTATCCGCCCGGACCTGCTCGCAGACGCGTTCGCCACCAGCGGCGCCCGGCTTCTGTACATCCAGCCGACCTTCCACAACCCGACCGGCGCAGTGCTTTCCGCGCAACGCCGCCCTCAGATCCTCGACGTCGCCCGTGCCGCCGGCGCATTCATCCTCGAAGACGACTTCGCCCGCCTGCTCGGCCACGGCGGCGCGGTGCCCCGTCCGCTGGTCGCCGACGACGCCGACGGCACCGTGGTCTACCTGACGTCACTGACCAAGCCCGCGTCACCGAGCCTACGGATCGGTGCCCTGATCGCCCGGGGCCCGGTGATGGCCCGGTTACGCGCCATCCGGCTCGTCGACGACTTCTTCATCTCACGCCCAATACAGGAAGCCGCCATCGAACTGCTCAGCGCCCCCGCCTGGGATCGCCACCTGCGCAGCCTGGCCACGGCGCTGCGCGAGCGCTGCACGGCACTCACCGCCGGCTTGGCCCGTCATACGCCTGAATGGACAGTCATGCGCATCCCCGCAGGCGGCCTGCACCTGTGGGTCCGCCTTCCCTCGAACGACCTTCATCACATAACCGACGCCGCGCAAACACACGGGGTGGCCGTCAGCCCCGGTAACGGCTACTTCGCAGCCGAACCACCCAGCGCGTACATGCGAGTGGGGTTCGCAGCCGCGGCGGATCTCGCCCAGCTGGCAGAGGGCGCCCGTCGGCTGGGCGAGGTAGCCCGCGGGAGATCGACGCGTCTAGCCAGCCGCTGAACCTCTATCCCTCAAGCTCTGGCCTCCACGCTACGAGGGGAAGGCCAGCCACTCCCTTCTCGGAGTCTTGGCCGTGGCGTTCGTGCGCGCCTCGGCCCTGATCCGCGTCAACCCGGCCTATAACCTCGACGGGCATCGATACTTTCTCTAGCATGGCTATTCCGCGACGAAAGCTGTGACCCCACGGCCATCAGGAGACTGTCATGTTCAGGCGTACCCTCGCGACGCTCGCTGCGGCCCTTCTCGGCCTGTCTGCTCTGGCGGCTCCCGCCGCGGCGGCCCCGGCAGCGGAGCCTTCCGCCCTCGCTGTCGGGTCCACACTGTCCGCACCTACCGGTTGCACCACCTCGATCGAATGGGTCGTCGAGGGAAACAGCTACTACCAGGGCCGCGGCAAGGTGACCTGCTCGACCGGGCGCTACAAGGTGAAGATCCAGTGCCGCAACGCTCAGACTGGCGTGGGCTACGTCGTCTACGGCACCGAGGTCGTCAACGCCCCGAGCACCGCCACCACCACGTGCTACAGCGGGAACGTCGCGGAGAAGGTGTATGCCGTGCAGGATCCGCCGGGCACCGGCGTCACCGGCTGCGCACCGTGGATGGAGTGGGTCCACGAGGGCAGTAGCCACTATTACGGTCGGGGCAGGGTCCAGTGTGACACCGGTAGCTACCGGGTGAAGATCCAGTGCCGCAACGCTCAGACTGGCGTGGGCTACGTCGTCTACGGCACCGAGGTCGTCAACGCCCCGAGCACCGCCACCACCACGTGCTACAGCGGGAACGTCGCGGAGCAGGTGTATGCCGTGCAGGATCCGCCGGGCACCGGCGTCACCGGCTGCGCACCGTGGATGGAGTGGGTCCACGAGGGCATCAAGCGCTACTACGGTCGGGGCAGTATCCAGTGTGACACCGGTAGCTACCGGGTGCAGATCCAGTGCCGCAACCTCCAGACCGGCGTAACTTACGTCGTCTACGGTGCCTACACGGTCTCCGCCCCGAACATCGCCACCACCACCTGCTACAGCGGGAACGTCGCCGAGGTCGTGGTGGCCGCGCCTTAAAAACCCTGCGCTGGTAAGGATGTCCGAGAAGCGCTGGCAGGATCTCCGGGTACGAGCTGACGACCCGGTTACGCCCGCACGCAGACCGAGTCCTGGGAGTGTGTCGATTTCGGCGCTGTCTCACATCGGTGGTGACATTACGTAGCGTCAGCATTGCCGACAGAGATGACGGGCGGTGCCCCGGTCTCAGCGGTGAGCCGGTTGACCGCGTGGCTGCCCGGGTCCGTACCGTCGCTGAGCCCTGCCGCCCAGGATCAGCTGACGATCCTGGCGCCGTTGGTCGCGGCCCGCTCCATCCCGTCGATGATCCAGGGCATGCCGCCGAATCCCTCGTCGGCGAGCACCTTGCCGATCATCAGTTCCGCACCCGGAGCGACACTCTTACGCGTTCCGCCGGTGCCGGCGACGGTGGCCGCCACGTGCGTGCCATGCCCGTGCCCATCGGTCAACGCCGACACACCCGGCACGGAGCTCTTCGACCTCACCACCTTGCCCTGTAGGGCCGGGTGGGCGGCGTCGAATCCGGTGTCCAGCATCGTGACCTTCACCCCGGTGTCGTCGCTCCGGCGGCCCAGGCCTCCGGAGCGACGATCAGCGGCACGCGGCCGAGGTCGCCTTTCGCCGCTGGCTCACCGCCCGAACGTGCCCGCAGCACGTGGGCTGACTTCCTGCGTACGCCCTGTTGGGCCTGTGGCGTCTTCGTGACGGTTGCCCTGGCGGGAGCGCGGCTGTACGTGCTCGCAGCAATCGAGCACGGTTTTTCCGGATGTCCATGTCCGACTCGTGAACTCTCGCACTAACCAACCTATCGCTTGTTTGGTAAACTCGGCGACATGCTGGCTCCCAGATCCGCGCCAGGGAGTCGCCTCGCTACGCAAGGAGACCTCACGATGAAGGTGCTCGTGGTCGGTGGAACCGGCATGATCGGGGCCCACACTGCCCGCTACCTGCGGGACCGGGGAGACGACGTCACCGTCGCCGCCCGAGGGGCGGTTGATGCGGACTCGCCCGTCGCCGACCTGCCCGTCCTCCGTGGGGACTACACCCGCCAGACCTTCACCCGGGAGGACCTGACCCCCTTCGACGCGGTCGTCTTCGCCGCGGGGCAGGACGTGCGCCATCTGCCCCGCGACGTCAACGAGACTCAGTTCTGGAAGGAGGCCCAGAGCGCGGGAGTGCCGGCCTTCGCCGCGCTCGCCAAGAGTGCGGGTGTCTCCCGCTTCGTCCAGGTCGGCAGCTACTACCACCACCTGCGACCCGCCCTGGCCGACTCCAGCGCCTACGTCGCCGCCCGCCGCGACGCCGACGAGGGAGCCCGGGCGCTGGCTGACGCCTCCTTCACGGTCTGCACCCTCAACCCGCCCTCGATCATCGGTGCCATCCCCGGCATCACGGCCAAGCGCTACCGCCGCATGGTGTCCTGGGCAGCCGGCAACGAGCCGCAGATACCCGACCACGCACCGGCTGGGGGCACGAACTACATGTCGGTCCGGTCCCTGGCCGAGGCGGTCGGCGGCGCGCTCGACCGTGGCACGGCGGGCGCGGCATACCTCGTCGGTGACGCCAACCTCACGTTCGCGCAGTTCTTCCAGCTGCTCGTCGACGCGGCCGGGGGCAACCGCACCATCGCCGAGCTCGACGAGCCGCACCCCTTCATGCCCGACTCGATGATCGTCCAGGGCCGCGGGAACGTCCTTGCCTACGAACCGGATCCGGCCGAGACCGCACTGCTCGGCTACACCCGCGGTGACTGCGAGCGCGCCGTCGCCGAGCTCGTCGAGGTCGTGCGCGCGGCGACCGCTCCCGCAGCGTGACCAGCCTCGACGCGGGCGACCTCACCGCGCTGCGCGTACTCTCCGAAACGTATGCCGCAGCCGCCGACGACCGTGACGCAGCCGCGGTCGGCGCGCTCTTCGTCCCGGACGGCGTCCTCGTCGTCCCCGAGCCGCCGGCTCACCTCGACCCCCACGTGTCCCACGTCGGCCGTCCCGCTGTCGTGGCCGCGCTCGGGGCACTCGCCGGCACCCTGGCGACGACCCACGTCGTGGCCGGGGCACGCTACCTGCCGACGTCGACCGGGGCCCGTGGCCGGGTCCGCGGCACGGCCCACCACCTGCTGCCCGGTCGCGAAGGGCCCTGGGACCTCGTCTGGTTCCTGCACTACGACGACGAGTACGCGCACACCGACGAAGGATGGGCCTTCACGCGTCGCGCGGTGACCATCAACTGGATCGAACGCCACCGTGTCTCCGTGACCAGGATCGACGAGGAAGGAACCGGCAGATGAGCGCCGCCCGCAGGCTCGAGGACCAGATCGCGGTCGTCACCGGCGGTGCCCTCGGGATCGGCGGCGGCATCTCCCGCCGCCTCGCCGCCGCGGGTGCCCACGTCGTCCTCGTCGACATCGACGGGGAGGCCGCCGTCGACACCGCCGCCGACATCCGTAGCGCCGGCGGCGAGGTCGAGGTCGTCATCGCCGACGTGCGCACCGCTGACGGTGTCGCCACCGCGGTCGCCGCCGCGTCGGCCCTCGACTCGGGGCGGGTCGACGTGCTCGTCAACAACGTCGGCGACTTCCGCCCGGCCTCCAAGACCTTCCTGCACTCGACCCCGCAGCAGTGGCAGGCGCTCTACGAGATCAACCTGTGGCACGTGCTCGCGATGACCCATGCGCTGCTGCCCGGCATGGTCGAGCGAGGCCGTGGTGCCATCGTCAACAACTCGACCGTCGAGGCCTTCCGGGGTATCCCGGCGTGCGCCCCGTACTCCGCCTACAACGCCGGGGTCAGCGCTTTCACCAGGAGCCTCTCCGTCGAGGTCGCCGGCTTCGGGGTGCGGGTCAACGCGATCGCGCCCGACCTCGCCGACACACCCCAGACGCCGGCCGCGGCGATGCTGCGCGGACGTGACCCGGAGCTCGTCCGCACGTGGATCCCCGTCGGGCGCTTCGGCGAGCCCGACGACTACGCCGCCGTCGTCGAGTTCCTCGCCAGTGACGACGCCCGCTTCGTCACCGGGCACACGATCCCCGTCGACGGAGGGACCCTGGCCGCCTCGGGCTGGTACGCGCGGGTCGACCGCAAGGGCTGGTCGAACATGCCCAACGAGGCCTGACTGCGGGCGCCGGGACCCACGCAGGGGTCCCGGCGCACCCGGCCGTTCTCAGTCGCGGCGGTCGAGGCCGAAGAGCTCGGCTGCCGCCGCGAGCTGGTCGAGGTATTCGGCCAGCTCGCGGTGCCGCACGACGAGGTTGACCACGGTGGCCCCCGCCTCGCCGAGCCGGCCGACGAGGTCGAGCGCGGCCTCCGGGTCGCCCTTCGGGTCGAGGCGGGCCGGAGGCGTGATGACGACGTCGAACCCCTCCGGCAGGTCGTGCTCGGCGAGCATCCGCGGCAGGGTCTGCAGGTCCGGACCGCGATAGGTCACCGGGGCTGGCGCCCACCCGTCGCCCAGGGTGACCGCGCGCCGGAGGGCACGCTTGCTGTGACCGCCGACCCAGATCGGGACCTTCTCCTGGACCGCGTGCGGGCTGATGACCTGCTCGGTGAAGTGGTAGTACTCCCCGTGGTAGGTCGCGAGCCGCACCGACAGCGACGCCCGCAGGGCCCGCAGGGCGTCGTCCGCCCGTGGTCCGCGGTCGGCGAACGGGCGTCCGAGCAGCGCGAACTCCTCCTCGAGGTTGCCGACGCCCACTCCGAGGACGACCCGCCCGCCGCTGAGGTGGTCGAGGGTGCCGTACCGCTTGGCCAGCTCGAGCGGATGGTGCAGCCCGAGCACGAGCACGTATGGCAGGAAGCGGATCCGCTCCGTGATCGCCGCGAGGTAGGAGAACGTCGCGACCGGGTCGTAGAAGCGTTCACCCCGGGCCAGCCCTTCTGGCACGCTGACATGCTCCGGGCAGGTGAAGAACTCGAACCTGAGCCGGTCGGCGGTCGTGAAGACCTCCCGCAACTCGGCGACCCCGGCTTCGGCCTCCCACGCGGGCCGGGGCCCGGAGTCGGCCAGAACGGGGGCGCTGAGGCCGATACGCACGGGCTCAGGCCTCGGAGTCGACGGCGCGGGCGAGAATGTCGCGGCCCTCGTCGGTGCCGTCGAGCTGGCGGTTCCAGCGGTGGGTCACCTTCCAGCCCTCGTCGGTGCGGGTGAACTCCCACCGGTTGGAGCCGGTGCGCCAGATCCGGTAGCCGTTCTCGTCGGGAGCGTTGAGCACGAGCTGCGAGTAGTTCGTCACGACGGCCCGGTCGCCGTCGACGACGATGTGCGGCAGGCCCATGAGGTGGGCGGCGCCGGAGTGGATCAGGGCCTGGTGCCGCTCGCCGATCACCATGCCGCGCAGCGCGTCCCGGCCGGTGAGCACGACCGGGTAGGTGTCGTACACGCCCTCCTCGGTCCACATCTGGGCGGTGACCTCGGCTGAGCCGCTGTCCACGGCGGGGCCGTAGCCGGCGACGATCTGCCACAGGGCGAGCTGGTCCTCGGCGGCGGCGAGGCGCCGTTCGGCCTGCTCGAGGCGCGCCTCGAGCAGGGCGAGCCGGTCGGGCTGCGAGTCGGTCATGGTGGGGTTCCTTTCCGATCGGGCCTCTCGGGCCGATCCGGGCCGGTGGCCGGTCAGGTCGTGGACGTGTTCGTCTCGAAGCGTTCCGGGGTGAGTTCGCGCAGCGCGGCCATCTGCTCGAGGTGGTGGGCCGCCGAGGTGGCCACGAGGCTCGCGTTGACCGCGGTCGCCCCGACCGCATCGGCCGTGTTCAGGCGTTCGCGGGAGCCGTCCGGGTCCCCGAGCGGGTCCAGCGGCGGGATCTGCAGCACGAGGTCGAAGTCGTCCGGACGCTCCACGGAGGTCCACAGGCGGGTCAACTCCTGCGGCCCGAGGCCGAACGGCGCCCACCCGGTGCCGTGCGCCACGGCGCGGCGCAGCGAGCGGCGGGTGCGTCCACCGAACCACAGCGGCACCGCTGTGCGCGGCGCGTGCGGTTCGACGACGAAGTCGGTGAACGTGAACCGGGGCCCCTCGTGGTGCGGCACGGCCCTGCCCCATGCGGCGCGCAGGGCCACGATCGCCTCGTCCGCGACCGCGCCGCGCTCAGCGAACTCGGCGCCGAGCAGGTCGAACTCCTCTTCGAGGCTGCCGACACCGACCCCGAGGATGACGCGCCCGCCGCTGAGCAGGTCGAGGGTGCCGTAGGTCTTGGCGAGGGCCAACGGGTGGTGGTAGCCGATGACGACGACGTTCGTCGCGAGCCGGACGCGGCGCGTCGCCGAGGCGAGGAACGACAGCGTGGCCACGGGGTCGAAGTACGTCGCGCCCCGCTCGACGGCGATCGGGGCGGGCACCGCGACGTGCTCGCTGCACGTCAGGTGGTGGTAGCCCAGGTCGTCGGCGGCGCGGGCGATGGCCAGCAGCGCGCCGCCGACGTCGGGGCCGGCCAGGACCTCCCGCTCCCAGGCGGCTGCGGTGCGCGGGTGCTGGACGACGACCGGGGTGAGCAGTCCGATGCGTGCGGTCACGACAGGGTCTCCGATCCGGCGCCGCTGCGCGGCGCGCTGGTGGTCTCGTCGCTGGGGTCGCCGGCCGCAGGCGGGTCGCAGGCCGCAGTACTCGTCGGGATTCTCCGGAGGCGTACGAGCAGCGCACCGAAGTCCTCGTCGTCGTCCGGGTCGAGCGGCAGCCCGAGCCCGAGTCCGTCGGCGAGCCCGCCGTAGGCCTGCTCGAGTACGTCCGGCAGCTCGGCATAGGTGCCGTGCGGGATGAGCGTGGCCAGGGTCTCGTCGTCGAGGGTGTCGGCGAGTCCCGCCCAGCGCCCGGAGGCGGCCATCTCGGCGAGCCGTTCGCCGACCCGGCCCAGGCCGAGCCGATCCAGGGTCGTGCGGTAGGCCGGGGTGGAGAAGAGGAACGCCAGCTCCTGGCGGGCGGAGTCGCGACTCGCGGCGAGTGCGGCCTGCGTCGGACCGGTGATCGACTTGGACACGACGACAACCCGCGGGATCCCGGCGCGTCCGGCCCGTTGGGCCCCGGCGCGGAGTGCGGGGAGCACGACCGTGCGCAGGTGACTCGGGTGCGAGTTCGTCGCGTGGGTGACAAAGCCGTCGGCGAGTTCGCCGGCCACCTCGCAGACGCGCCGGTTGACCCCGCCGGTGTAGAGCGCCGGGGCCGCGGTCGACAGCGGGCCGGGGTTGAAGTAGGGCTGGAGCCGGGTGAAGCGGTAGTGGCTGCCCTCGTGCTCCAGGGGCCCGCCCGTGGTGAACGCGGCGAAGATCGCCCGGATCGAGGCGAGGTAGTCGCGCAGGTTCTCGGCCGGCCGGTCCCACGGCACCGAGAAGCGGCCGACGATGTTGCCGCGTACCTGGGTGGCCAGACCGAGCTGGAAGCGACCCTCGGAGAACCGCGCGAGGTCCCATGCGGCGTATGCGGTCACCATCGGGCTGCGGGGGAAGGCCAACGTCATGCTGGTGCGTACGGTGATCCGGCTGGTGTGCTCGGCTGCGAGCAGGGCGACCGCCAACGAGTCGTGCGTCGTCTCGGGGACGTGGACGGTGTCGAAGCCGAGCCGTTCGATGCGCGCCACGACCGCGGGCACCTCGCGTAGCGCCGTCGTCGGCGGCAGCGTCGTGGCCAGCTCCATCGGGGTGACGGGTACCTGTGGTGCCGTCATGGGATGCGGCCAGCCAGGGCGGCGTCGACGACCTCGTCGCCACTGACGATCCGGGCGAGCTTCTCCAGCCGGGGCGCGCGGCGCAGGTGCGCCCCGCCCTCGACTGGCAGGCACGCGCCGGTGATCCACGAGGACTCGGGACCGCACAGGAAGCGGACCGCGGCGGCGATGTCCTCGGTGCGTCCGACTCGTGACAGGGGCTTCTCGGCGACGGTCGCGGCGGCCAGTTCGGGGTCGGCCAGCAGCAGGCCGGGGTTCTCCCCGTCGGTGGCCACGATGCCGGGGCGCACGACGTTGACCCGCACCGCGAGGTGGCCGAGCTCGTCGGCGGCGACCCGCACGAGCGCCTCGAGCGCGGCCTTGCTCACCGAGTACGACGGCATGAACGGGAAGGAGTGTCCGCCCGCGCTCGAGGAGGTGCACACGATCGAGCCCCCACCGTGCGCGGCCAGGGCCTGTCCGCCGTGCCGGATCGCGTGCAGCGCGGTCGTGACGTTGCGCCGGAAGTCGTGCTCGAGGGTTTCGGCGTCGAGGGCGAGCACGGGACGGAAGGTGCCGCCGCCGACCGTCGTGACGACGGCCGCCAACGGGGTCTCGTCGGCGACGCGTACCGCGGTGGCCACGTCCTGCTCGAGGGCGGAGTCGCCGACGCTGACCCGCACGGGCAGCGCCCCGGGAGCGGCTGCGGCGATCGTCACGGCCGCCGCCCGCAGCGTCGCCTCGGTGCGCCCCATGATCGTTACGGTGGCCCCGTCGGTGGCCAGCGCGGCGGCGATGGCGCGGCCGAATCCGCCGCCCCCGCCGATGACGAGCGCACCGCGGCCGGCGAGCGGACCGGGTGAGGTTCTGGTCGGGTCGGGACTCGTGCTCATGCCTGTTCCCTCGGGAGCCGTCGGAACTTCTCCCGCGTCGACGGGTCGTCCATGAGCACGAAGGTGCCCGTAGCCGTGACGCACGTCAGGTCCCCGACGCGCAGCTCGCCGGAGCTGCGCACCTTGCGCCCGTCGCGCCCGTCGTGCCGGGCCAGGATCGTGATCGTCGAGCCGATCGGGATGGCCGCGCGGAAGGAGATGTCGAGCCCGACGGTTACCGCGGCATATCCGGCGCGGGCGTTGGCGATGCCGAGGGCGTGGTCCATGAGCATGGCCGAGGTGCCGCCGTGTATGTGCCCCGGGGGTCCCTGGAAGGCCAGCCCCAGGGTGACCTCGCCGCGCAGTGATCCGTCAGGCTCGACCCAGAGACTCACCGGCGGCGACAGCGGGTTCTCGGTGCCGCCGGCGGGGTCGAAACGGCCCGGGCCAGGCTGGCGCCACATCGTCGCGATCCGCTCGGAAAGGTCTGGGGCGTGGGCGTCGATCCGGGCGGTGAGCACGTCGAGGTCGGCCACGATCCGGTCGGCGTCCGCGTCGATGGCCCCGCCCGCGCGGGCGATCGCGTCGACGAGCCGGCGGGTGGCTGAGGCGACGGCGTCGATGCCGGTGTCGCGGGGATGTGCCGTGGCGAGGGTGGCTTCCACCGGGCGGACTCCTTTGGCCGGTCAGGGCAACCAAGCGCTTGCTTGATCGCACCTTAGCGACCCGGCGGCGCCCTGGCAACGGTTGCGCCCTGGCGTCGTCCCCCCGTTGGTCGCGGGGGCGTTCGCCCGTTGACGCACCCGCATCCTGCCCTTACCGTTCCCAATCGAGCGCTTGGTTGGATCGCGGGGAGGCCTCACGCCGGCAGCCTCGGGGGACACCGGCGCCGGTCAGGTCCAGGCGCGTACCACGCCGCCGACGCCATCCATCACCCATCGTGACCATCGCGCCCTCACGGCCACTGCCGAACGGCCGCCGGCACCCAGCCGCCCCAGGCACCCGGGGCCCCGCCAGCGGCCCGGAGCCGCTCCCGGCTCGGACCGCAGGTCAGGAAAGGAGCACCGTGTCTCGCCTCCCGCACCACCGACGCCTCGCCGTCGCCGTCAGCCTGCTTGCCACCCTCGCCGTCGGAGCCTGCTCCGGCACCCCGACCAGTAACCCCGGCGCCACCGGTGCCGGCACAGGTGAGATCGACCCCAACGCCGTCCTGCGGGTCACGGCCTCGTCCCCGTTCCAGAACCTCGACCCGGCCCAGCCGGCCCCCGGCGGTTACCCCTACCTCACGCTGATCTACGACCGGCTCACCATGGTCGACTCCAGGGACGAGATCGTCCCCGGCCTGGCGGTCTCGTGGACCTACGCCAAGGACGGCTCCTACCTCGAGCTCGCCCTGCGCGACGACGTCACCTTCCACGACGGGACGCCCTTCGACGCCAACGCCGTCAAGGTCAACATCGAGCGCGGCCAGACGCTGCCGACGAGCACCATCAAGCAGGATCTCGCCGACATCACCGGCGTCACCGTCGTCGACGCGCGCACCGTGCGCCTCAACCTCAAGCCGGGCACCGGCGCGGTGCTCCCCTCGGCCCTGGCCACCGCCGCCGGCATGATGGTCTCGCCCAAGGCGATCGCCGACGGCGTCGACCTCAAGCGCGCCCCCGGCAAGGCCGGCTCGGGCCCGTACGTCGCCACCGAGTTCGTGCCCAACGAGAAGTACGTCCTCAAGCGCGCCGAAGGCACCTACTGGGACCCGAACGCCGGGCGCCTCGCCGGGATGGAGATCACCCGCGTCCCCGAGGGCGCCACCCGGCTCAACGGCGTCATCAGCGGTCAGACCGACCTCAGCTTCGTCTCCTCGGCCAACGAGGTCGTCCAGGCCCGCCAGTTCGGCGAGGCCGGCCAGCTCAAGGTGACCACCCGCCCGTTCCGCAACGTCCTCGGCATCCTGCTGCGCGCCAACATGGGCGACCTCAAGGACAAGCGGGTCCGTGAGGCCATCGCACGCTCGGTCGACCCGGCCGCCATCCGCGCGCTCTTCGCCGACACGTGCACGCCCACCCGCAGCATCTACCCGGGCAGCCCGTGGGAGGACCCGGCGGCGACCTACCCGTACGAGTTCGACCTGGCCAAGGCCAAGGCACTGATCGCCGAGGTCGGCGGGGCCAAGGTGTCGATCAGCTTCTCCGCCGGCACCAACACCGAGCAGCCCGCCACCGCCATCCAGGCCGCCATGTCCCAGGTCGGCATCGACGCGAAGCTCAATCCGACGCCGAACTCCGAGACCGAGGCCCGCTTCATCGCCGGCGACTTCGAGCTTGAGGTGTCCAACACCTTGAACCCGCGCCTCGACCCGGCGGGCACGGTGAGCAACTACCTCACCGGCAACTACAAGCTCGCCACCGACCCCGAGGCCATCGCCCCGATCGTGGCCAAGGCCGCCGACCCCCGCTCCAGCGTCGAGGAGCGCGCCAAGCAGTACCACCAGCTGTGGGAGCAGCTGTTCACCGAGGCGTGGTTCATTCCGGTCTGCAACCTCACCAACGCCACCGTCGCCTCCCCGAAGGTCGTCGGGGCCGAGCAGCTGCCGTGGACCAACCTCGGCCTGTTCGACCTGCGCACCGTCGCGATGACGAAGGGCTGAGTTTCAGGTCCCCACCC
This window harbors:
- a CDS encoding nuclear transport factor 2 family protein; the encoded protein is MTDSQPDRLALLEARLEQAERRLAAAEDQLALWQIVAGYGPAVDSGSAEVTAQMWTEEGVYDTYPVVLTGRDALRGMVIGERHQALIHSGAAHLMGLPHIVVDGDRAVVTNYSQLVLNAPDENGYRIWRTGSNRWEFTRTDEGWKVTHRWNRQLDGTDEGRDILARAVDSEA
- a CDS encoding LLM class F420-dependent oxidoreductase; its protein translation is MTARIGLLTPVVVQHPRTAAAWEREVLAGPDVGGALLAIARAADDLGYHHLTCSEHVAVPAPIAVERGATYFDPVATLSFLASATRRVRLATNVVVIGYHHPLALAKTYGTLDLLSGGRVILGVGVGSLEEEFDLLGAEFAERGAVADEAIVALRAAWGRAVPHHEGPRFTFTDFVVEPHAPRTAVPLWFGGRTRRSLRRAVAHGTGWAPFGLGPQELTRLWTSVERPDDFDLVLQIPPLDPLGDPDGSRERLNTADAVGATAVNASLVATSAAHHLEQMAALRELTPERFETNTSTT
- a CDS encoding TIGR03617 family F420-dependent LLM class oxidoreductase, whose amino-acid sequence is MTAPQVPVTPMELATTLPPTTALREVPAVVARIERLGFDTVHVPETTHDSLAVALLAAEHTSRITVRTSMTLAFPRSPMVTAYAAWDLARFSEGRFQLGLATQVRGNIVGRFSVPWDRPAENLRDYLASIRAIFAAFTTGGPLEHEGSHYRFTRLQPYFNPGPLSTAAPALYTGGVNRRVCEVAGELADGFVTHATNSHPSHLRTVVLPALRAGAQRAGRAGIPRVVVVSKSITGPTQAALAASRDSARQELAFLFSTPAYRTTLDRLGLGRVGERLAEMAASGRWAGLADTLDDETLATLIPHGTYAELPDVLEQAYGGLADGLGLGLPLDPDDDEDFGALLVRLRRIPTSTAACDPPAAGDPSDETTSAPRSGAGSETLS
- a CDS encoding SDR family NAD(P)-dependent oxidoreductase codes for the protein MSTSPDPTRTSPGPLAGRGALVIGGGGGFGRAIAAALATDGATVTIMGRTEATLRAAAVTIAAAAPGALPVRVSVGDSALEQDVATAVRVADETPLAAVVTTVGGGTFRPVLALDAETLEHDFRRNVTTALHAIRHGGQALAAHGGGSIVCTSSSAGGHSFPFMPSYSVSKAALEALVRVAADELGHLAVRVNVVRPGIVATDGENPGLLLADPELAAATVAEKPLSRVGRTEDIAAAVRFLCGPESSWITGACLPVEGGAHLRRAPRLEKLARIVSGDEVVDAALAGRIP
- a CDS encoding PaaI family thioesterase codes for the protein MEATLATAHPRDTGIDAVASATRRLVDAIARAGGAIDADADRIVADLDVLTARIDAHAPDLSERIATMWRQPGPGRFDPAGGTENPLSPPVSLWVEPDGSLRGEVTLGLAFQGPPGHIHGGTSAMLMDHALGIANARAGYAAVTVGLDISFRAAIPIGSTITILARHDGRDGRKVRSSGELRVGDLTCVTATGTFVLMDDPSTREKFRRLPREQA
- a CDS encoding ABC transporter substrate-binding protein → MSRLPHHRRLAVAVSLLATLAVGACSGTPTSNPGATGAGTGEIDPNAVLRVTASSPFQNLDPAQPAPGGYPYLTLIYDRLTMVDSRDEIVPGLAVSWTYAKDGSYLELALRDDVTFHDGTPFDANAVKVNIERGQTLPTSTIKQDLADITGVTVVDARTVRLNLKPGTGAVLPSALATAAGMMVSPKAIADGVDLKRAPGKAGSGPYVATEFVPNEKYVLKRAEGTYWDPNAGRLAGMEITRVPEGATRLNGVISGQTDLSFVSSANEVVQARQFGEAGQLKVTTRPFRNVLGILLRANMGDLKDKRVREAIARSVDPAAIRALFADTCTPTRSIYPGSPWEDPAATYPYEFDLAKAKALIAEVGGAKVSISFSAGTNTEQPATAIQAAMSQVGIDAKLNPTPNSETEARFIAGDFELEVSNTLNPRLDPAGTVSNYLTGNYKLATDPEAIAPIVAKAADPRSSVEERAKQYHQLWEQLFTEAWFIPVCNLTNATVASPKVVGAEQLPWTNLGLFDLRTVAMTKG